A genomic stretch from Sulfobacillus thermosulfidooxidans includes:
- a CDS encoding S9 family peptidase, protein MVNPPKAPKKPYWHQLHGDIRPDDYYWLRERNNPEVIRYLEEENQYFESAMKPLESLIEKLTQEIRSHIAEDDSEIPVQDGPYFYYKRVVANLEYPIYARKRANTRQELAQASEEIILDVNSLAKPGEFLSVTVQKVSPNHQLLAFLENHDGTDRYTLRILDLRNHQFLPDSVPNIFLNHSVEWDASGQFLYYLKVDDSQRPFQLWRHRLGDVITKDVLLYEETDPTYTLSLTKSLDGQYLFLTSQNKRTNEIRVLPTHEPEGPWTVFWPRETGVLYFIEHWHHQFIVLTNKEARNFTLLSCPDSQLSSPNCTALVPYNDDQYLQHVYPFAQCLIVSGREDGLTQLWIYHEGQLTRLQWPESLYYVSMGPNRDADATDILLYYESFLTPTITYSLDPKSRQLSILKQQEVPGGYDPQNYEQKRLWVTASDGVEIPVSMVYRQGLFQGDPHPCILYGYGSYGMSTEPHFDPSKLPLLDRGVILATAHVRGGSERGRWWYEQGKLMNKRNTFTDFITVARYLIDHGFTVPQKLAARGRSAGGLLMGAVLNMAPELFQVVVPGVPFVDVVTTMLDATIPLTTLEWDEWGDPHFPEDYAYMKSYSPYDNIEAKDYPHIFIYTGLNDPRVGYFEPAKFVARLREMKTDTHQLLLKTHMGAGHSGASGRYARIRETAEEYAFILDKLGIHH, encoded by the coding sequence ATGGTTAACCCACCAAAAGCCCCAAAGAAACCCTATTGGCATCAGTTGCACGGTGACATCCGTCCTGATGACTATTATTGGCTTCGCGAACGAAATAATCCAGAAGTTATAAGGTATTTAGAAGAGGAAAATCAATATTTTGAATCGGCCATGAAGCCTCTGGAGTCCTTGATAGAAAAGCTTACTCAGGAGATTCGCTCGCACATTGCCGAAGACGATTCTGAAATACCGGTGCAAGATGGCCCGTATTTTTATTACAAGCGTGTGGTTGCCAATTTAGAGTATCCCATCTATGCTCGGAAGAGGGCCAACACACGCCAAGAATTAGCACAGGCTTCTGAAGAAATTATCCTTGATGTGAATAGTCTAGCAAAACCTGGCGAATTTCTCAGCGTTACGGTACAAAAAGTCAGTCCCAATCATCAGCTTTTGGCGTTCTTAGAAAATCACGATGGGACAGATCGGTACACACTACGTATCTTGGATCTGCGTAATCACCAATTTCTTCCGGATAGCGTTCCCAATATATTTTTGAACCACAGTGTAGAATGGGATGCATCTGGCCAATTCTTGTATTATTTGAAGGTTGATGACAGTCAACGCCCTTTTCAGCTGTGGCGTCATCGTCTCGGCGATGTCATAACGAAGGATGTTCTGTTGTACGAAGAAACTGACCCTACTTATACCCTATCTTTAACGAAGTCCTTAGACGGACAATACCTGTTCCTGACGTCCCAAAATAAGAGAACGAATGAAATTCGTGTACTACCGACTCATGAACCAGAGGGACCGTGGACAGTATTTTGGCCACGAGAAACCGGTGTTTTGTATTTTATCGAACATTGGCATCATCAATTTATTGTTTTGACCAATAAAGAAGCGCGCAATTTCACGCTATTATCCTGTCCGGATAGTCAACTGTCATCGCCAAATTGCACCGCCCTTGTCCCTTACAACGACGATCAATACTTGCAACACGTGTATCCTTTTGCACAATGCTTAATCGTATCAGGACGCGAAGATGGACTAACGCAGTTATGGATTTATCACGAAGGTCAATTAACTCGCTTACAGTGGCCGGAATCCTTGTACTACGTGAGTATGGGGCCTAATCGTGATGCTGATGCTACAGACATTCTGCTTTATTATGAATCCTTTCTGACTCCAACGATTACCTATAGCTTAGACCCGAAAAGCAGGCAATTATCCATTTTAAAACAACAAGAGGTACCCGGAGGATACGATCCACAAAATTATGAACAGAAACGGTTATGGGTCACGGCGTCCGATGGCGTCGAAATACCTGTCTCTATGGTGTATCGCCAGGGACTTTTCCAAGGCGATCCACATCCGTGTATTCTCTATGGATATGGATCTTACGGCATGAGCACAGAACCTCACTTTGATCCTAGCAAGCTTCCCCTGCTTGATCGCGGGGTGATTTTGGCGACGGCGCATGTTCGAGGCGGATCAGAACGAGGGCGCTGGTGGTATGAACAAGGAAAACTGATGAATAAGCGTAATACCTTTACGGATTTTATTACAGTGGCTCGCTATCTGATTGATCATGGATTTACCGTTCCCCAAAAACTTGCAGCGCGAGGACGGAGTGCAGGAGGCTTATTAATGGGAGCGGTATTAAATATGGCGCCTGAATTATTCCAAGTTGTTGTACCAGGCGTTCCCTTCGTTGATGTGGTCACCACCATGCTTGACGCAACGATTCCTCTAACCACATTGGAATGGGACGAATGGGGCGATCCGCATTTTCCGGAGGACTATGCCTATATGAAATCATACAGTCCTTATGACAATATTGAAGCCAAGGATTATCCTCACATTTTTATCTATACGGGATTAAATGATCCCCGTGTCGGATATTTCGAGCCGGCAAAGTTCGTGGCACGATTGCGAGAAATGAAAACAGATACCCATCAATTATTATTGAAGACCCACATGGGTGCTGGGCATAGTGGAGCCTCTGGACGTTATGCCCGAATCCGGGAAACAGCCGAGGAATATGCATTTATTCTCGATAAATTAGGCATTCACCATTAG
- a CDS encoding purine-cytosine permease family protein has protein sequence MASDPMIQNDQAFQIETEGIGIIAPNKRHGTPKELFFVWFAAVLTFTGVIIGQLFTALGLNVWESLVAAVLCSISFAILGWASATGPKSGTVTLTTSRAAFGVKGNVVPAFFSWLSAVGWEAVTMVLTVYALLSLSQIMGGPGSGTVPTIIALIVAIALTYIVPLFGHATVVLMQRILAYALAVSGVLLLIGVIPHVNWGFSPSVKSMAADGPFPTFVLALSIGLISTVWGWTNFAADYSRYLPKDTSSKKIVWFTFLGGGVASFIVMTLGILLGTFINAKAYAQNPVLAITHAVPTWAVVPFLVVVILGDVTANYLNSYSSGMSFLSMGIRMKRYVAVIVDAAICTLIALYALFISPGFVNFFENFLSLNILVIGPWTAIYLVYYWMYKGQYHSADLVDSSPRSAYWYSGGVNWRALIALFVGAFATFWTVNSALWVSPLSTHWFGGADLSAYFGPVFTGLLFFILMRNSSQELSVMQAKAQ, from the coding sequence GTGGCATCTGATCCAATGATTCAAAATGATCAGGCGTTTCAGATTGAGACCGAAGGCATCGGCATTATTGCGCCGAATAAACGCCATGGTACACCCAAAGAACTGTTTTTTGTGTGGTTTGCTGCTGTTTTAACTTTCACTGGAGTGATTATCGGACAGTTATTCACTGCCCTTGGTCTCAATGTATGGGAATCCCTCGTTGCTGCTGTTTTATGTTCGATTTCCTTTGCTATTTTAGGTTGGGCTTCAGCCACTGGGCCAAAATCAGGTACTGTCACTCTGACAACCTCTCGGGCGGCATTTGGTGTCAAAGGCAATGTCGTTCCCGCGTTTTTTAGTTGGCTTTCGGCCGTTGGTTGGGAAGCAGTAACCATGGTTTTGACGGTCTATGCCTTGTTGAGCTTGTCACAAATCATGGGAGGCCCCGGTTCCGGGACTGTACCAACCATTATTGCCCTGATCGTCGCCATTGCGTTGACCTATATTGTGCCTTTATTTGGTCATGCGACCGTTGTGCTCATGCAGCGGATTCTTGCCTATGCCTTAGCCGTCAGTGGAGTGTTATTACTTATCGGTGTAATTCCCCATGTAAATTGGGGCTTTTCCCCCTCCGTGAAATCTATGGCTGCCGATGGACCATTCCCCACTTTTGTTCTTGCCCTATCTATTGGATTAATTTCGACTGTGTGGGGCTGGACCAATTTTGCTGCCGATTACTCCAGGTATTTACCGAAAGACACGTCATCCAAAAAAATTGTTTGGTTCACATTTTTAGGCGGAGGTGTTGCATCATTTATTGTGATGACATTAGGCATTTTGTTGGGAACCTTTATCAATGCCAAAGCCTATGCACAAAATCCTGTCCTAGCAATCACGCATGCAGTGCCGACTTGGGCAGTTGTTCCTTTTCTCGTTGTCGTGATTCTTGGCGATGTCACCGCAAATTATTTGAATTCGTATAGTTCAGGAATGAGTTTCTTGTCCATGGGTATTCGGATGAAGCGGTATGTTGCTGTTATCGTAGATGCGGCCATCTGCACACTTATTGCATTATATGCGTTATTTATTTCACCAGGCTTCGTGAACTTTTTTGAGAACTTTTTAAGTCTCAATATTTTGGTCATTGGACCGTGGACGGCCATTTATCTTGTTTACTATTGGATGTACAAGGGCCAATATCACAGCGCCGATCTCGTGGATTCTTCACCCCGTAGTGCGTATTGGTATAGTGGAGGCGTGAATTGGCGGGCTTTGATTGCCTTATTTGTGGGGGCTTTCGCCACTTTTTGGACCGTTAACTCGGCTTTGTGGGTCAGCCCTTTGTCAACGCATTGGTTTGGGGGCGCAGATTTAAGCGCATATTTCGGACCAGTTTTCACGGGATTGCTTTTCTTTATCCTTATGCGGAATTCTTCCCAAGAACTATCAGTGATGCAAGCTAAGGCGCAATAG
- a CDS encoding MFS transporter translates to MSKPASSPVPRQARELAQARSLAAGGDAMIEVAIALLILHRTHSPAALGLVLSMPWWAGIVSHLTSTAWIDRVSRRVVLIWGDILRAVIVLAIAIIPSLVGDTIGYFLLFGVAALYNSAFQAMTPVLSGSHLKGMISLIQQWESLASAAAYIIVSVGFVKSNTIPWIFALAAILFILSAVRIGTISVDKASWLPHEDPSAMATSTQQQYREAFIAFQANRTLSLLTVISFFGAALVFGANVLTAPAMRRVWHQPTARYGWALLAIAIGQWLGGRLIGTPKVQQLTSKGRIIIGFSGLSLAFFALGTWHFIAIAMVILVLAGIANAVASRAISEWIQTYTPKHLLGRVMSLRGLFLITGAGLGTLLAGVVANHYGVITTFYSWAVLGVFIVSATVLIPFNHVTESSTSQRAFK, encoded by the coding sequence ATGTCCAAACCCGCTTCATCACCTGTACCTCGACAAGCTCGTGAACTAGCACAAGCTCGTTCATTGGCTGCCGGTGGTGATGCCATGATCGAAGTGGCTATCGCCCTGTTAATTCTTCATAGAACCCATAGTCCAGCGGCTCTGGGTCTGGTGCTCTCAATGCCCTGGTGGGCGGGCATTGTCAGTCATTTAACAAGCACAGCGTGGATTGATCGTGTATCCCGTCGCGTAGTCTTGATTTGGGGAGATATTTTGCGTGCGGTCATTGTGCTCGCTATTGCGATCATTCCGTCATTAGTCGGCGACACCATTGGATATTTTTTGTTGTTTGGAGTGGCGGCTCTTTATAACAGTGCATTTCAAGCGATGACTCCTGTCTTATCAGGCAGTCACCTAAAAGGCATGATAAGTCTCATTCAACAATGGGAATCATTAGCTAGTGCAGCTGCTTATATTATCGTGAGTGTGGGCTTTGTCAAATCGAATACTATTCCATGGATATTTGCACTGGCTGCCATATTATTTATTCTTTCCGCAGTGCGTATTGGTACCATTTCAGTAGACAAAGCATCATGGCTACCTCATGAAGATCCCTCCGCTATGGCGACATCCACACAACAACAATATCGTGAAGCTTTTATCGCTTTTCAAGCCAACCGCACGTTGTCGTTATTAACTGTCATTAGCTTTTTTGGAGCAGCTCTGGTGTTTGGTGCCAATGTGTTAACCGCCCCCGCCATGCGCCGGGTGTGGCATCAGCCGACCGCTCGATATGGGTGGGCTTTGTTAGCGATAGCCATAGGACAATGGCTAGGCGGACGCCTAATCGGTACTCCCAAAGTGCAGCAATTAACCTCCAAAGGGCGAATCATTATCGGATTTTCTGGCTTGTCCTTAGCATTTTTCGCGTTAGGAACGTGGCATTTTATTGCGATTGCTATGGTTATCTTAGTCCTAGCCGGAATCGCTAATGCGGTGGCATCACGCGCCATTTCTGAATGGATTCAAACATATACACCAAAACATTTGTTGGGACGAGTGATGTCTTTACGAGGTTTATTTTTAATTACCGGTGCAGGACTCGGTACGCTACTTGCTGGAGTGGTGGCAAATCATTATGGAGTAATCACCACATTTTATTCATGGGCTGTATTAGGAGTATTCATTGTCTCTGCAACGGTATTAATTCCCTTCAATCATGTGACAGAATCATCTACATCCCAGCGTGCTTTCAAATAG
- a CDS encoding SPW repeat domain-containing protein, translated as MTWRNIVMAVVGAWFMISAWALNPMHSSAYTTTAIILGLFILAGSLWALRTTAGMIWRYYLLALMGLYMGLTPFFYHFERFVGALWITMVMGFVVLAVGLWQIFAIRHASGEHEQPGRHHVA; from the coding sequence ATGACCTGGCGAAACATCGTTATGGCGGTTGTTGGTGCTTGGTTCATGATTTCAGCGTGGGCCCTTAATCCCATGCACTCCAGCGCCTATACTACCACCGCAATTATTTTAGGACTTTTCATTTTGGCAGGAAGCTTGTGGGCATTGCGTACCACTGCAGGCATGATATGGCGCTATTACCTACTCGCATTGATGGGTTTGTATATGGGTTTGACGCCCTTCTTTTACCACTTTGAGCGATTTGTTGGCGCCTTATGGATTACGATGGTAATGGGGTTCGTGGTTTTGGCGGTTGGACTTTGGCAAATTTTTGCCATCCGTCACGCATCAGGCGAACATGAACAACCTGGGCGACATCACGTGGCATAA
- a CDS encoding DNA-3-methyladenine glycosylase I: MADCRWAKKDPLYQAYHDDEWGVPVTNDNKLFEMLVLESMQAGLSWLIVLKKRKEFRRAFGDFIPELVAQFNHTDMERLLSNPLLIRNRLKMQAAINNAKAFIRVQAEWGSFAKYLWSFVHYIPEIHQYASCDQIPPYSSLSNRLSRDLKRRGFQFVGPTVCYSYCQAVGVVMDHITSCDRYSVLSHPKTLHV; the protein is encoded by the coding sequence ATGGCAGACTGTCGTTGGGCCAAAAAGGATCCCTTATATCAAGCGTATCATGATGATGAATGGGGGGTTCCGGTTACAAATGATAACAAACTATTTGAAATGCTAGTGTTGGAGAGTATGCAAGCCGGATTAAGTTGGCTGATCGTGCTCAAAAAACGCAAGGAATTTCGGCGAGCCTTTGGTGATTTTATCCCTGAACTTGTCGCCCAATTTAATCATACTGATATGGAACGATTATTATCGAACCCGCTGTTAATTCGTAACCGGTTAAAAATGCAAGCGGCAATCAATAATGCGAAGGCTTTTATACGGGTCCAAGCGGAATGGGGATCGTTTGCTAAATATTTATGGTCATTTGTTCACTACATTCCAGAAATTCATCAATATGCGTCGTGTGATCAAATACCCCCTTATTCATCACTGTCCAACCGCTTGAGTCGCGATTTAAAACGCCGGGGATTTCAATTTGTGGGGCCTACAGTGTGTTATTCTTATTGTCAAGCTGTTGGTGTGGTGATGGATCACATCACCAGTTGTGATCGCTATTCCGTGCTCAGTCATCCCAAGACTCTTCATGTGTGA
- a CDS encoding TatD family hydrolase, translated as MEIWDTHVHVEQIHYLKDVGQRAVDRGVTHWVLVATGPKAYYQQSQSLKILAPLGLRFLRSIGLHPEYPYSLNDIQEVAHLLEQEPIAAIGEIGLPTYRFLTRQEFNRNWDGLYIQLGWAERKNLPVIIHAVHASTEPMLRILEEFPNLHRVVFHWLKAPKEIIIEIVHRQYFVGVTPDMIWRQRDQFLWSLLPPTRIVLETDSPWPHHPDKSVSEPKDIAELVHYLNHTFPYRHDWAWQTTLNARRLFNLELPDHTS; from the coding sequence ATGGAAATTTGGGATACACATGTACATGTAGAACAAATTCATTATCTCAAAGATGTCGGACAACGCGCGGTCGACCGCGGTGTCACGCACTGGGTACTTGTTGCAACAGGGCCTAAAGCCTATTACCAGCAATCGCAAAGCCTTAAAATCCTGGCGCCACTTGGTTTACGTTTTTTACGCAGTATTGGATTGCATCCCGAGTATCCTTATTCGCTAAATGATATTCAAGAAGTTGCTCATCTTCTTGAGCAAGAACCCATTGCTGCTATAGGCGAAATAGGGTTGCCAACTTACCGATTTTTAACACGGCAGGAATTCAACCGGAATTGGGACGGGCTATATATTCAGCTGGGATGGGCAGAACGCAAAAATCTTCCGGTCATTATTCATGCTGTTCATGCCAGCACTGAACCAATGCTAAGGATTTTAGAAGAGTTCCCTAATTTGCATCGCGTTGTCTTTCACTGGCTGAAAGCGCCTAAAGAAATTATCATAGAAATTGTGCATCGCCAATATTTTGTTGGCGTGACTCCGGATATGATTTGGCGTCAGCGGGATCAATTCTTATGGTCGTTGCTTCCCCCTACGCGTATCGTACTCGAGACAGACAGTCCGTGGCCTCATCATCCTGACAAATCAGTCAGTGAACCAAAAGACATTGCCGAACTGGTCCATTACTTAAATCACACTTTTCCTTATCGGCACGACTGGGCATGGCAAACAACTTTAAATGCCCGTAGGTTATTTAACCTGGAACTGCCAGATCACACATCATAA
- a CDS encoding uracil-DNA glycosylase, which translates to MDDSELLQIQQATIMCRQCPRLVHWREQVATQKIKRFRDQEYWGKPLAGFGDPHAQVVIIGLAPAAHGGNRTGRMFTGDDSASWLINALYETGFANQRTSEHKDDGLVLNHVYITAAVRCAPPQNKPTRQEAANCFHFLVEELDVLKPRIVIVLGRFAFEAFRRYLNNRGINTHALSFTHGKQETLTINSHTLTLLMSYHPSRQNTQTKKLTRDMFLEIFQRAQNILHDQARCY; encoded by the coding sequence ATGGACGATAGCGAACTGCTTCAGATTCAACAAGCTACGATTATGTGCCGTCAATGTCCTCGTCTTGTCCATTGGCGAGAACAGGTCGCCACCCAAAAGATCAAGCGGTTTCGCGATCAAGAGTATTGGGGGAAGCCACTAGCTGGATTTGGCGATCCTCATGCTCAAGTCGTCATTATTGGTCTTGCCCCTGCTGCTCATGGTGGCAACCGTACTGGTCGTATGTTTACGGGGGATGATTCGGCAAGTTGGCTAATCAATGCCTTATATGAGACAGGATTTGCCAATCAAAGAACAAGCGAACATAAAGATGATGGATTGGTGCTAAACCATGTGTATATCACGGCTGCAGTGCGTTGTGCGCCACCACAAAATAAACCTACGCGCCAAGAAGCTGCCAATTGTTTTCACTTTTTGGTTGAAGAGCTGGACGTTCTTAAACCTCGAATCGTAATAGTTCTCGGCCGCTTTGCTTTTGAAGCTTTTCGCCGATATCTTAATAATCGCGGCATAAACACCCATGCACTCAGCTTTACTCATGGAAAACAAGAAACTTTGACGATTAATTCTCACACGCTTACTTTGTTAATGTCTTATCATCCTAGCCGCCAAAATACGCAGACGAAAAAATTAACCCGCGACATGTTTCTAGAGATTTTTCAACGAGCGCAAAACATTTTACATGACCAAGCCCGTTGTTATTGA
- a CDS encoding NCS1 family nucleobase:cation symporter-1, whose amino-acid sequence MVSQANDDLTYINRDIAPTTPAQRQWSLYNYLSLWIGMAHNIPTYLMAGGFIVLGLSWWQAILTVLIGNLIVLIPILLNAHPGTKYGIPFPVLARASFGVIGAGIPAVLRALVGAGWFGIETAIGGQAIQTFLLLIVPDWNHFSNTGTFLGMNLGGWISFLLFWFLNVWIIYHGIQAVKRFEAWAGPLVLLLGVGLLIWAVSAAHGFGPLLQAPAKVHGAAFWAVEIPALTSVVGFWATLSLNIPDFTRFAKSQKAQEWGQALGLPLTMTIFSGIGVLVTSATIVVFHHAISDPITLLGHFHNVWILVISLGAVVVATLSVNVAANIVSPAYDLIQLFPRHLTFARGGLITGILGILMAPWLLISNPHIYIFTWLNVYSGFLGPIAAILIADYWVFRHRQLNVKELYEHHGQYFYLKGYNPRAIWALVAGIIVSLIGKVVPSLSWLFNYSWFVGFIVAFIVYLILMYSHYGSSMASN is encoded by the coding sequence ATGGTTTCTCAAGCAAATGACGACCTGACATATATTAATCGAGACATTGCCCCCACAACTCCCGCGCAACGACAATGGTCACTGTATAACTATCTCAGCTTATGGATCGGCATGGCGCATAATATTCCTACGTATCTTATGGCTGGTGGATTTATCGTTCTGGGTCTTAGTTGGTGGCAAGCGATTTTAACCGTTCTTATTGGAAACTTAATTGTTTTAATCCCCATTCTATTAAATGCTCACCCTGGGACCAAATATGGTATTCCTTTTCCTGTTTTGGCGCGAGCGTCTTTTGGCGTTATCGGTGCAGGTATTCCAGCTGTTTTGAGAGCTTTGGTTGGGGCCGGATGGTTCGGAATAGAAACTGCTATTGGAGGACAGGCCATCCAAACTTTTCTCTTACTCATCGTTCCTGATTGGAATCACTTTTCTAACACAGGAACATTTCTGGGAATGAATTTGGGTGGATGGATTAGCTTTTTATTATTTTGGTTTCTTAACGTATGGATTATTTATCACGGTATTCAAGCGGTTAAACGGTTTGAAGCATGGGCTGGTCCTCTCGTCTTATTATTGGGTGTTGGTCTGTTAATTTGGGCTGTATCAGCTGCTCATGGCTTTGGACCGTTGCTGCAAGCACCAGCAAAAGTGCATGGTGCGGCATTTTGGGCCGTGGAAATTCCCGCGTTAACCAGTGTCGTCGGATTTTGGGCCACTTTATCTCTCAATATTCCGGATTTTACCCGCTTTGCTAAGAGTCAAAAAGCTCAAGAATGGGGTCAGGCACTAGGACTCCCGTTAACCATGACCATATTTTCGGGGATTGGTGTTCTCGTCACATCGGCGACGATTGTGGTGTTTCATCATGCCATTTCCGATCCCATTACACTCTTAGGTCATTTTCATAATGTATGGATTTTGGTCATTTCGTTAGGAGCTGTGGTCGTGGCCACGTTATCGGTCAATGTCGCGGCGAACATTGTGTCACCTGCTTATGATTTAATTCAATTATTTCCGCGGCATTTGACATTTGCACGAGGTGGCCTTATCACTGGTATTTTGGGAATACTCATGGCTCCATGGTTACTCATCTCGAATCCACATATTTATATTTTTACGTGGTTAAATGTGTATTCGGGATTTCTTGGTCCGATCGCCGCTATCCTGATTGCAGATTATTGGGTGTTCCGTCATAGACAACTTAATGTGAAGGAACTTTATGAGCATCACGGTCAATATTTTTATCTAAAAGGCTACAATCCTCGAGCTATTTGGGCTTTAGTTGCAGGAATTATCGTTTCTCTGATTGGTAAGGTGGTACCGTCATTGAGTTGGCTCTTTAATTATTCATGGTTTGTCGGATTTATTGTGGCTTTTATTGTTTACTTAATATTGATGTATAGCCATTATGGTTCGTCTATGGCATCGAATTGA